In Desulfovulcanus ferrireducens, the genomic window GCCCTACATAGCCTAAACCGACAACAGCAATGGACTCCTGTTTACTAATCAGTTCATCAAAGCGGATCATTTTTCCTCCCTGATTTAACTCGTACTTTGAGGCATTAATATTTTCTTTCCACAGCTATCAAATATGAGCTATCTTCTAAAACTGGACTTTCATTATCTTTGAGGATAAATATTGCTCATGAAGTTTGATTTTTCCCTCTTTCTCTCAGCCTTGGGACTAGCTTTTGTCATAGAAGGGCTACCCTATTTTCTATGGGCGGAAAAAATGCCTCAAATTTTAAGCCTCTTGTCGCAAAAGCCGCCTTCCGCTCTCCGCCGAATGGGTTTTACTGCCATTATTCTCGGCCTGGTTATCGTTTTTGTGGGCCGGAGATTTTGATTTTTTTATTGTATTTTTTAGAAATCCTCGTTTAACGGCTAGAGAGCTAGGGTCTATTTTTGTGCCACATGAATATACACAATCCCTGAACTTAAAGGATAAAAAAATGCCCGGGAAAAACCTGTTTGAATGATTTCTCGGGCCAGCTCATTGGGGCCTGGAAAATTGCAAATAGTTTCGGCTAGATATCTATAGGCGAAAGCATCTTTTGATACCATCTTACCTACTAGTGGCAATACCCTGGACAAATAAAAATTGTATATACCTTTCCAGACTTTTCTTTTCCCGGTCCCGAATTCCAGAATACATAATGTCCCGCCAGGCTTTAAAACGCGCAGGATTTCAGCATAGGCTTGATTTCTGGGTAAGATGTTGCGGATACCAAAGGCAATGCTTGCGCAGTCCACACTTTCGTCTGGCAACGGAATTTTTCTTGCATCAGCCTGGAGAGGAAATATGCGTTTTTTTT contains:
- a CDS encoding ubiquinone/menaquinone biosynthesis methyltransferase, which encodes MTISEHSQKVAGLFGRIARWYDFLNHFLSLGLDIYWRYRLVRTMAVPAEGLVLDLAAGTLDVSKEVLRQNPSAKVLALDFTLPMLLTGQKKMNTWEKKRIFPLQADARKIPLPDESVDCASIAFGIRNILPRNQAYAEILRVLKPGGTLCILEFGTGKRKVWKGIYNFYLSRVLPLVGKMVSKDAFAYRYLAETICNFPGPNELAREIIQTGFSRAFFYPLSSGIVYIHVAQK
- a CDS encoding DUF2065 domain-containing protein, whose amino-acid sequence is MKFDFSLFLSALGLAFVIEGLPYFLWAEKMPQILSLLSQKPPSALRRMGFTAIILGLVIVFVGRRF